A genome region from Macaca nemestrina isolate mMacNem1 chromosome 15, mMacNem.hap1, whole genome shotgun sequence includes the following:
- the LOC105481560 gene encoding phosphatidate cytidylyltransferase 2: MTELRQRVAHEPDAPPEDKESESEAKVDGETASDSESRAESAPLPVSADDTPEVLNRALSNLSSRWKNWWVRGILTLAMIAFFFIIIYLGPMVLMIIVMCVQIKCFHEIITIGYNVYHSYDLPWFRTLSWYFLLCVNYFFYGETVTDYFFTLVQREEPLRILSKYHRFISFTLYLIGFCMFVLSLVKKHYRLQFYMFGWTHVTLLIVVTQSHLVIHNLFEGMIWFIVPISCVICNDIMAYMFGFFFGRTPLIKLSPKKTWEGFIGGFFATVVFGLLLSYVMSGYRCFVCPVEYNNDTNSFTVDCEPSDLFRLQEYNIPGVIQSVIGWKTVRMYPFQIHSIALSTFASLIGPFGGFFASGFKRAFKIKDFANTIPGHGGIMDRFDCQYLMATFVNVYIASFIRGPNPSKLIQQFLTLRPDQQLHIFNTLRSHLIDKGMLTSATEDE, encoded by the exons GAGTCAGAGTCAGAAGCAAAGGTAGATGGAGAGACTGCATCGGACAGTGAAAGCCGGGCAGAATCTGCACCCCTGCCAGTCTCTGCAGATGATACCCCGGAGGTCCTCAATAGGGCCCTTTCCAACTTGTCTTCAAG ATGGAAGAACTGGTGGGTGAGAGGCATCCTGACTTTGGCCATGATTGCATTTTTCTTCATCATCATTTACCTGGGACCAATGGTTTTAATGATAATC GTGATGTGTGTTCAGATTAAGTGTTTCCACGAGATAATCACTATTGGCTACAACGTCTACCACTCCTATGATCTGCCCTGGTTCAGGACCCTCAGCTG GTACTTTCTCCTGTGTGTAAACTATTTCTTCTATGGTGAGACAGTGACGGATTACTTCTTCACCCTGGTCCAGAGAGAAGAGCCTTTGCGGATTCTCAGTAAATACCACCGGTTCATTTCCTTTACTCTCTATCTAATAG GATTCTGCATGTTTGTACTGAGTCTGGTCAAGAAGCATTATCGACTGCAGTTCTACATG tttGGCTGGACCCATGTGACGCTGCTGATTGTTGTAACACAGTCACATCTTGTTATCCACAACCTATTTGAAGGAATGATCTG GTTCATTGTCCCCATATCTTGTGTGATCTGTAATGACATCATGGCCTATATGTTTGGCTTTTTCTTTGGTCGGACCCCACTTATCAAG CTGTCCCCGAAGAAGACCTGGGAAGGCTTCATTGGGGGCTTCTTTGCTACTGTGGTGTTTGGCCTTCTG CTGTCCTATGTGATGTCCGGGTACAGATGCTTCGTCTGCCCTGTGGAGTACAACAACGACACCAACAGCTTCACTGTGGACTGTGAGCCCTCGGACCTGTTTCGCCTGCAGGAGTACAACATTCCTGGGGTGATCCAGTCAGTCATTGGCTGG AAAACGGTCCGGATGTACCCCTTCCAGATTCACAGCATCGCCCTCTCCACCTTTGCCTCGCTCATTGGCCCCTTTGGAGGATTCTTCGCAAGTGGATTCAAACGAGCCTTTAAAATCAAA GACTTTGCCAATACCATTCCTGGCCATGGAGGTATCATGGATCGCTTTGACTGCCAGTATCTGATGGCCACCTTTGTCAATGTATACATCGCCAGTTTTATCAG AGGCCCTAACCCAAGCAAACTGATTCAGCAGTTCCTGACCTTACGGCCAGATCAGCAGCTCCATATCTTCAACACGCTGCGGTCTCATCTGATCGACAAGGGGATGCTGACATCCGCCACAGAGGACGAGTAG